The Prochlorococcus sp. MIT 1341 genomic interval ATAGTGTCTTGGAATTTGAGACCCCAGAAGGAGTAGGGCAACCACCTCATTCTCATAATTGGGATGAGACTTACATTGTGGTTGAAGGTGAATTGGATCTTAATGTAAATGGAGTTAGTACAGTTGTTTCTGCTGGGCGTTCAATTGATGTCCCTGCTGGAACAATTCATGCTCCAATATCTAAAAAGAAGATTACTAGGTATGTAATGGTTGCACAGCCAGGAGGAGTCGAATCAGTATTTACAAGTTTAGAAGCAAATTCAAGTTCTCTTGACGATATGGAAAGAGTAGTTGAGATAGTCACGAAGGAAGGAGTTAATATTGCGATGTGAGATGAGCAAAAGGAACGACTTGACCTAAGTCGTTCTCAGTAAGCAAACGATGAGGGATATGTTTTCTCCTGCTAATATTTAGATTTTATTAAATATGACTCACATTAAATTACCACATCTATTTACTGTCTTTTGGAATATTTTGAACCATCCTCTGTCAGCTTTTTCAGGCTTCTGAGCTTCCACAGCTCTTAGGACATCAACGATAGAAACTGCAAAATTTAAATTTTGACCACGACCACCCATAGGTACATTAAATGTATTTATTCCTATGACTTCTCCTTTATTATTAAGAAGTGGGCCTCCACTAT includes:
- a CDS encoding cupin domain-containing protein, with the translated sequence MTKLIEVLGDKVILRLTSNDTNSKYSVLEFETPEGVGQPPHSHNWDETYIVVEGELDLNVNGVSTVVSAGRSIDVPAGTIHAPISKKKITRYVMVAQPGGVESVFTSLEANSSSLDDMERVVEIVTKEGVNIAM